In a genomic window of Styela clava chromosome 11, kaStyClav1.hap1.2, whole genome shotgun sequence:
- the LOC144429578 gene encoding uncharacterized protein LOC144429578 produces the protein METDRETAVVLLLQNYSLPMTTGPGSRDCSGAIRFPNAAGYKCDFSSNYCLAFATVSTICNINKIREKIPVVSHTCDSFIPWNRAGGSPYKILYNAKNFAGYTKYFTIQYLVIDCRSTTTTPKTTTTTQQKQTTKVPLTLARIICETTTFETIKTTEMTTNTREIASDNKCIENCESVYTLMIAVGAAGLIVGIIIGILTTCLMQRFLRKKQLQNQMEMQSSQHHQHNTMKNAAYENHEPTINENGYEVIIPVDKKNERPYEEIICGKESAYEK, from the exons ATGGAGACAGATCGTGAAACTGCAGTTGTTCTGTTGTTACAAAATTATTCATTGCCAATGACAACTGGTCCGGGAAGTAGAGATTGCTCTGGAGCAATCAGATTCCCAA ACGCTGCTGGATACAAATGTGATTTTTCAAGCAATTACTGTCTCGCATTTGCAACTGTATCAACCATTTGCAACATCAACAAAATCAGAGAGAAAATTCCAGTTGTAAGTCACACCTGTGATTCATTCATTCCATGGAATAGAGCTGGAGGAAGTCCATACAAGATACTATACAATGCAAAAAACTTTGCTGGTTACACTAAATACTTCACAATTCAATATCTCGTAATAGATTGTAGATCAACAACAACCACACCAAAAACAA CAACCACCACACAACAGAAACAAACAACAAAGGTTCCATTAACACTTGCAAGAATTATATGTGAAACAACAACTTTCGAAACCATCAAAACTACTG aaATGACTACAAACACTAGAGAAATTGCCAGTGATAACAAATGTATTGAAAATTGTGAATCTGTATATACACTAATGATTGCAGTGGGCGCTGCAGGATTAATTGTTGGAATCATCATTGGGATTCTGACAACTTGCTTGATGCAGAG ATTTCTGAGGAAAAAACAATTGCAAAACCAAATGGAAATGCAAAGCAGTCAACATCATCAACATAACACCATGAAAAATGCAGCATATGAAAATCATGAACCAACTATAAACGAAAACGGATACGAAGTAATAATTCCAGTTGATAAAAAGAATGAAAGACCATATGAAGAGATAATATGTGGGAAGGAATCTGCAtatgaaaaataa
- the LOC120347068 gene encoding uncharacterized protein LOC120347068 isoform X1, with amino-acid sequence MWKHSKLFNCEWLFMQIIAVSIRLNEAALCTDCSNTLLGRGSKNITYGPSDQYNCWCDYTIPTSMDTDHETAVVLVLQNVSLPMTNGTGSTDCSGEIRFPSTYGYKCEFSSNYCLAFATASTICNINKIREKILVANHTCDSIIPWNEAGGSPYKIQYYAGKLAGYTKYFTIQYLVINCKSLTTTTPALFTASEQESTTTKETAHAKYTSSLVKQYSDTTTESTSTSDNIQCPSECNSTETSLIIAIPVSGIVGLIIGVFLMFIILRYCNNNNNKKKPKNKDSMEMGNIQHQQPTVHERTAYENYTLQTTDESGYEVPIPVDNKNEQSGYEVPIQVDNKNEQQYEVVRSGAEYQYEN; translated from the exons ATGTGGAAACATTCAAAACTCTTCAATTGCGAATGGTTGTTTATGCAGATAATTG CAGTCAGTATCCGTCTGAATGAAGCAGCACTATGCACTGATTGTTCAAATACATTACTTGGAAGAGGAAGCAAGAACATCACATATGGACCAAGTGATCAATACAACTGCTGGTGTGATTATACAATACCAACAAGTATGGACACAGATCATGAAACTGCAGTTGTTCTGGTGTTACAAAATGTTTCACTGCCAATGACTAATGGTACTGGGAGCACAGACTGCTCTGGAGAAATCAGATTCCCAA GCACTTATGGATACAAATGTGAATTTTCAAGCAATTACTGCCTAGCATTCGCAACTGCATCAACCATTTGTAACATCAACAAAATCAGAGAGAAAATTCTAGTTGCAAATCACACCTGTGATTCAATCATTCCATGGAATGAAGCTGGAGGAAGCCCATACAAGATACAATACTATGCAGGAAAACTTGCTGGTTACACAAAATACTTTACAATTCAATATCTTGTAATAAATTGCAAATCTCTAACAACAACCACACCTGCTCTAT tcaCAGCATCTGAGCAAGAATCAACAACAACGAAAGAAACAGCTCATGCAAAATATACTTCATCTCTCGTGAAGCAATATTCTGACACAACTACTGAATCAACCTCAACATCTGACAACATCCAATGTCCCAGTGAATGCAACAGCACTGAAACATCACTGATCATTGCTATTCCAGTATCAGGAATTGTGGGTTTGATCATTGGAGTTTTCTTGATGTTCATAATACTAAG GTattgcaacaacaacaataacaagaaGAAACCAAAGAACAAGGATTCAATGGAAATGGGGAACATTCAACATCAGCAGCCAACTGTCCATGAACGAACCGCATATGAAAACTACACACTACAAACAACAGATGAAAGTGGATATGAAGTTCCGATTCCAGTTGATAACAAAAATGAACAAAGTGGATATGAAGTTCCGATTCAAGTTGATAACAAGAATGAACAGCAATATGAGGTTGTGAGAAGCGGAGCAgaatatcaatatgaaaattaa
- the LOC120347068 gene encoding uncharacterized protein LOC120347068 isoform X2, whose product MWKHSKLFNCEWLFMQIIVSIRLNEAALCTDCSNTLLGRGSKNITYGPSDQYNCWCDYTIPTSMDTDHETAVVLVLQNVSLPMTNGTGSTDCSGEIRFPSTYGYKCEFSSNYCLAFATASTICNINKIREKILVANHTCDSIIPWNEAGGSPYKIQYYAGKLAGYTKYFTIQYLVINCKSLTTTTPALFTASEQESTTTKETAHAKYTSSLVKQYSDTTTESTSTSDNIQCPSECNSTETSLIIAIPVSGIVGLIIGVFLMFIILRYCNNNNNKKKPKNKDSMEMGNIQHQQPTVHERTAYENYTLQTTDESGYEVPIPVDNKNEQSGYEVPIQVDNKNEQQYEVVRSGAEYQYEN is encoded by the exons ATGTGGAAACATTCAAAACTCTTCAATTGCGAATGGTTGTTTATGCAGATAATTG TCAGTATCCGTCTGAATGAAGCAGCACTATGCACTGATTGTTCAAATACATTACTTGGAAGAGGAAGCAAGAACATCACATATGGACCAAGTGATCAATACAACTGCTGGTGTGATTATACAATACCAACAAGTATGGACACAGATCATGAAACTGCAGTTGTTCTGGTGTTACAAAATGTTTCACTGCCAATGACTAATGGTACTGGGAGCACAGACTGCTCTGGAGAAATCAGATTCCCAA GCACTTATGGATACAAATGTGAATTTTCAAGCAATTACTGCCTAGCATTCGCAACTGCATCAACCATTTGTAACATCAACAAAATCAGAGAGAAAATTCTAGTTGCAAATCACACCTGTGATTCAATCATTCCATGGAATGAAGCTGGAGGAAGCCCATACAAGATACAATACTATGCAGGAAAACTTGCTGGTTACACAAAATACTTTACAATTCAATATCTTGTAATAAATTGCAAATCTCTAACAACAACCACACCTGCTCTAT tcaCAGCATCTGAGCAAGAATCAACAACAACGAAAGAAACAGCTCATGCAAAATATACTTCATCTCTCGTGAAGCAATATTCTGACACAACTACTGAATCAACCTCAACATCTGACAACATCCAATGTCCCAGTGAATGCAACAGCACTGAAACATCACTGATCATTGCTATTCCAGTATCAGGAATTGTGGGTTTGATCATTGGAGTTTTCTTGATGTTCATAATACTAAG GTattgcaacaacaacaataacaagaaGAAACCAAAGAACAAGGATTCAATGGAAATGGGGAACATTCAACATCAGCAGCCAACTGTCCATGAACGAACCGCATATGAAAACTACACACTACAAACAACAGATGAAAGTGGATATGAAGTTCCGATTCCAGTTGATAACAAAAATGAACAAAGTGGATATGAAGTTCCGATTCAAGTTGATAACAAGAATGAACAGCAATATGAGGTTGTGAGAAGCGGAGCAgaatatcaatatgaaaattaa
- the LOC144429744 gene encoding uncharacterized protein LOC144429744, with translation MMKKSKSSIINYKYSVLYFIALCISFNEAANCTDCPHVILGSESKKITYGPSNEYNCWCEWTIPTSMDTDNETSVVLLLQNVSLPLTTGSESGDCSGIIRLPDTSRDVCKYQRNYCLLFATASTICNISKIREKIPVANHTCDSIIPWNKAEGSPYKILYGAIDRYGYTKAFTMQYLVVDCRLTTTLQSITEAEQQTTLWDSDRTEFHSTTDLDKNVTITTGTNISSASLMIAIAVSGIVIGFIFGALSMFFIQRYCIHNNKKPKNKDSMEMESIQHQQPTVNERTTYTPTSDESGYEVPIPVDNKNKQSGYEVPIPVDKKNEQSGYEVPIPVDKKNEQSGYEVPIPVDKKNEQSGYEVPIPVDKKNEQSGYEVINPVDKKNKQSGYEVMNPVDKKNEQSGYEVINPVDKKNEQSGYEVINPVDNKNEQSGYEVPIPVEKKNKQSGYEVPIPVDKKNEQSGYEVINPVDKKNKQSGYEVINPVDKKNKQSGYEVINPVDKKNKQSGYEVINPVDKKNKQSGYEVINPVNKKNKQSGYEVINPVDKKNKQSGYEVINPVDKKNKQSGYEVINPVDKKNKQSGYEVINPVDKKNKQSGYEVINPVDKKNKQSGYEVMNPVDKKNEQSGYEVINPVDNKNEQSGYEVMNPVDNKNEQQYVVVKSGAEYQFAN, from the exons ATGATGAAGAAATCAAAGTCTTCAATTATCAACTACAAATACTcggttttgtattttattg CACTTTGTATCAGCTTCAATGAAGCTGCAAATTGTACAGATTGCCCCCATGTAATACTTGGATCTGAGAGCAAGAAAATCACATATGGACCAAGTAATGAATACAACTGCTGGTGTGAATGGACAATACCAACAAGCATGGACACAGATAATGAAACCTCAGTTGTTCTGTTGTTGCAGAATGTTTCATTGCCATTGACAACAGGTAGCGAAAGTGGAGACTGCTCTGGGATAATCAGATTACCAG ACACCAGTCGAGATGTATGCAAATATCAAAGGAACTACTGTCTTTTATTTGCAACTGCATCAACCATTTGCAACATTAGCAAAATCAGAGAGAAAATTCCAGTTGCAAATCACACCTGTGATTCAATCATTCCATGGAATAAAGCTGAAGGAAGCCCATATAAGATACTATATGGTGCAATAGACCGTTATGGTTACACAAAAGCTTTTACAATGCAATATCTTGTAGTAGATTGCAGACTAACAACCACGCTTCAGTCAA TCACAGAAGCTGAGCAGCAAACAACACTATGGGATTCAGACAGAACTGAATTTCATTCTACAACCGATTTGGACAAAAACGTCACCATTACCACGGGAACCAATATAAGTTCTGCTTCACTGATGATCGCAATTGCAGTGTCAGGAATAGTTATTGGTTTTATCTTTGGAGCTTTGTCAATGTTTTTCATACAAAG GTATTGCAtccacaacaacaaaaaaccaAAAAACAAAGATTCAATGGAAATGGAAAGCATTCAACATCAGCAGCCAACTGTCAATGAACGAACAACATACACACCAACATCAGATGAAAGTGGATATGAAGTTCCGATTCCAGTTGATAACAAGAATAAACAAAGTGGATATGAAGTTCCAATTCCAGTTGATAAAAAGAATGAACAAAGTGGATATGAAGTTCCGATTCCAGTTGATAAAAAGAATGAACAAAGTGGATATGAAGTTCCGATTCCAGTTGATAAAAAGAATGAACAAAGTGGATATGAAGTTCCGATTCCAGTTGATAAAAAGAATGAACAAAGTGGATATGAAGTTATAAATCCAGTTgataaaaagaataaacaaaGTGGATATGAAGTTATGAATCCAGTTGATAAAAAGAATGAACAAAGTGGATATGAAGTTATAAATCCAGTTGATAAAAAGAATGAACAAAGTGGATATGAAGTTATAAATCCAGTTGATAACAAGAATGAACAAAGTGGATATGAAGTTCCAATTCCAGTtgaaaaaaagaataaacaaaGTGGATATGAAGTTCCGATTCCAGTTGATAAAAAGAATGAACAAAGTGGATATGAAGTTATAAATCCAGTTgataaaaagaataaacaaaGTGGATATGAAGTTATAAATCCAGTTgataaaaagaataaacaaaGTGGATATGAAGTTATAAATCCAGTTgataaaaagaataaacaaaGTGGATATGAAGTTATAAATCCAGTTgataaaaagaataaacaaaGTGGATATGAAGTTATAAATCCAGttaataaaaagaataaacaaaGTGGATATGAAGTCATAAATCCAGTTgataaaaagaataaacaaaGTGGATATGAAGTTATAAATCCAGTTgataaaaagaataaacaaaGTGGATATGAAGTCATAAATCCAGTTgataaaaagaataaacaaaGTGGATATGAAGTCATAAATCCAGTTgataaaaagaataaacaaaGTGGATATGAAGTCATAAATCCAGTTgataaaaagaataaacaaaGTGGATATGAAGTTATGAATCCAGTTGATAAAAAGAATGAACAAAGTGGATATGAAGTTATAAATCCAGTTGATAACAAGAATGAACAAAGTGGATATGAAGTTATGAATCCAGTTGATAACAAGAATGAACAACAATATGTGGTTGTTAAAAGCGGAGCAGAATACCAATTCGCAAATTAA